A stretch of the Filimonas lacunae genome encodes the following:
- a CDS encoding ROK family protein, protein MTEVKASDDVVMGIDIGGSHITAGLIHLSTGTIANHVIIRKHVNRHASAEEILSNWCDVIWELWGEFDLSGGKLGFAMPGPFDYQAGVSLIKGFDKYDALYGMNIREELSQRLGIDGADIRFRNDAVAFLEGEVRYGAAKGYKHAIGLTLGTGLGSAISHNGVTTDAELSVTPYKDERIEDSVSTRGLVRNYQQLTGETLANAQLIAERFYTDANAAAAFQQFSNDLTWFLQYFIQQQKPEIVVIGGNIAHSWKLFADDLMSQLAATVTTMPEIAMAALGEHAALLGGACCFE, encoded by the coding sequence ATGACGGAGGTAAAAGCATCAGATGATGTTGTAATGGGCATTGATATTGGAGGATCGCATATCACGGCAGGATTAATTCATTTATCCACAGGAACAATTGCTAACCATGTTATTATTCGTAAGCATGTAAACAGGCATGCATCAGCAGAAGAAATACTCTCTAACTGGTGCGATGTCATCTGGGAATTGTGGGGTGAGTTTGATTTGAGTGGTGGCAAACTGGGCTTTGCCATGCCAGGCCCTTTTGATTATCAGGCTGGCGTTAGCCTTATAAAAGGCTTTGACAAATACGATGCTTTATACGGCATGAATATTCGCGAAGAGTTATCACAGCGTTTAGGAATAGATGGTGCCGATATCCGTTTTAGAAACGATGCGGTGGCTTTCCTGGAAGGAGAGGTGCGCTACGGTGCTGCTAAAGGTTACAAGCATGCTATCGGCCTAACACTCGGTACTGGCCTGGGATCAGCTATCAGTCACAATGGCGTTACCACAGATGCCGAGTTAAGTGTTACGCCTTATAAAGATGAGCGGATTGAAGATTCCGTTTCTACCCGCGGATTGGTAAGAAACTACCAGCAACTGACAGGCGAAACATTAGCCAATGCTCAACTGATAGCAGAACGTTTTTACACAGATGCCAATGCCGCTGCTGCCTTTCAGCAGTTTAGCAACGACTTAACCTGGTTTCTGCAATATTTTATCCAGCAACAAAAGCCGGAAATTGTAGTGATAGGAGGCAACATTGCCCACTCCTGGAAACTGTTTGCCGATGATTTAATGAGCCAGCTGGCCGCAACAGTTACTACCATGCCCGAAATTGCCATGGCAGCCTTAGGTGAGCATGCCGCACTACTGGGCGGAGCCTGCTGCTTTGAATAA
- a CDS encoding DUF6600 domain-containing protein, translated as MKPELHNFNMLTSFKYLAVLTALVFVGTSCSHTNYTTVSSPSPAYGNTTAAVTDEDYYADPQNNIDYNTFYQELSPYGTWTTDPSYGQVWIYNQPGFTPYQTGGRWEYTNYGWTWVSDYNWGWAPFHYGRWVSSPYGWMWVPGYDWAPAWVSWRSSNDYYGWAPLGPGMGYGVSTGIPANNWVFVESRYINNPNVGSYCVDRGRNVTIINNTTIINNGGRYRDARYDMGPRRADVERRTNNRIVPAQLGNSRQPGRTVNNGSRIEMYRPIGRGGSGRELTPVNNNNNNNRPNNSGRIVTPPANNGAPQPLQPNNGGRGTVTPSRPVTQPGNNNNGGRGGRDNAAPSTQQPLNDNGGRGTFTPSRPTEQPQNNNNGGRDNNNGRPVTQPVTDNNNNGGRGTFIPSRPIEQPQNNNNGGRDNNNNGRPVTQPVTDNNNNGGRGTFIPSRPAEQPQNNNSRPTPVQQQPQPQPSQPQQNNSRPGYQPSNPRPIQQQQPVQSPSRPVQSVPAQQPQRQAPIQRPVTTPVQRPAPAAQPSRAPVSRPSPSPAPAQQQTQPQRSGRN; from the coding sequence ATGAAACCCGAGCTACACAACTTTAACATGCTTACTTCCTTTAAATACCTGGCGGTACTGACTGCTTTGGTATTTGTGGGAACCTCGTGTTCACATACGAATTATACTACGGTTTCTTCACCTTCCCCTGCTTACGGCAACACCACTGCTGCAGTAACGGATGAAGATTATTACGCCGATCCTCAGAATAATATAGATTATAATACTTTTTACCAGGAGTTAAGTCCTTATGGCACCTGGACAACAGACCCCAGCTATGGCCAGGTATGGATATACAATCAGCCAGGGTTTACCCCCTACCAAACAGGCGGCCGTTGGGAATATACCAACTATGGCTGGACATGGGTAAGTGATTACAACTGGGGTTGGGCACCTTTTCACTATGGCAGATGGGTAAGCTCTCCTTATGGCTGGATGTGGGTTCCTGGTTATGACTGGGCACCGGCCTGGGTTAGCTGGAGAAGCAGCAACGATTATTACGGTTGGGCTCCTTTAGGCCCTGGTATGGGATATGGTGTATCTACCGGCATCCCTGCCAATAACTGGGTATTCGTAGAAAGCAGGTATATTAATAACCCTAACGTAGGTAGCTATTGCGTAGACAGAGGACGTAACGTTACTATTATTAACAATACCACCATCATCAACAACGGCGGCAGATACCGTGATGCACGTTACGACATGGGCCCACGCAGGGCAGATGTTGAACGCAGAACCAACAATCGCATTGTTCCTGCACAATTAGGCAATTCACGCCAGCCAGGCCGCACGGTGAACAATGGTAGCAGAATTGAGATGTATCGTCCTATAGGTCGTGGCGGTAGCGGCCGGGAACTTACTCCTGTTAATAATAATAACAATAATAACAGACCTAACAATTCAGGAAGAATAGTTACTCCTCCAGCCAATAATGGCGCGCCACAACCTTTGCAGCCTAACAATGGTGGCCGGGGTACTGTTACTCCCTCAAGACCTGTTACACAACCTGGAAACAATAATAACGGAGGACGCGGAGGTCGTGATAATGCAGCCCCTTCTACTCAACAACCATTGAATGATAATGGCGGACGTGGTACGTTTACTCCATCACGACCAACAGAACAGCCGCAGAACAATAACAACGGAGGACGTGACAATAATAACGGACGCCCTGTAACACAACCGGTTACAGATAACAACAATAATGGTGGACGTGGTACATTCATTCCATCACGACCAATAGAGCAGCCGCAGAACAATAACAATGGAGGACGTGATAACAATAATAACGGACGCCCTGTAACGCAACCGGTTACGGATAATAACAATAACGGTGGACGTGGTACATTCATTCCATCAAGACCAGCAGAACAGCCGCAGAACAATAACAGCCGTCCAACGCCAGTTCAGCAGCAACCGCAGCCACAACCATCACAGCCACAACAAAACAATAGTCGTCCTGGTTACCAACCGTCTAATCCACGGCCTATTCAGCAGCAACAGCCTGTACAGTCTCCTTCACGACCTGTACAATCTGTCCCTGCACAACAGCCGCAAAGACAGGCTCCTATTCAAAGGCCCGTTACAACACCTGTACAGCGCCCTGCCCCGGCCGCACAGCCATCCAGAGCGCCTGTAAGCAGACCTTCCCCCTCACCAGCCCCTGCGCAACAACAAACGCAGCCGCAACGTAGTGGAAGAAACTAG
- a CDS encoding HesB/IscA family protein, protein METIVQTPVSFTAGAVEEIKKLMLADGFDATQNLRVGVKGGGCSGLSYVLGFDHKQDGDEIFEFEGVPCIINSGHQLYLYGMEIDYQNNLNNRGFVFNNPNASKTCGCGTSFSA, encoded by the coding sequence ATGGAAACAATAGTTCAAACTCCTGTATCATTTACAGCCGGTGCAGTAGAAGAAATAAAGAAATTAATGTTGGCAGATGGTTTTGACGCCACCCAAAACCTGCGTGTGGGTGTTAAGGGCGGTGGTTGCAGCGGTTTAAGCTATGTGCTGGGTTTTGATCATAAACAGGATGGAGACGAAATTTTTGAATTTGAAGGCGTACCCTGTATCATAAATTCAGGCCATCAGTTATACCTGTATGGTATGGAAATCGATTATCAGAACAATCTGAATAACCGCGGTTTTGTATTTAACAATCCCAATGCCAGCAAAACATGTGGTTGCGGTACTTCTTTCTCGGCATAG